From a region of the Coprococcus comes ATCC 27758 genome:
- a CDS encoding 4Fe-4S binding protein — protein sequence MNVEVNKESRKRKRGTECILCYECTKVCPTKALH from the coding sequence ATGAATGTGGAGGTCAATAAGGAATCCCGCAAACGAAAGAGAGGAACGGAGTGCATACTCTGTTATGAATGTACGAAGGTCTGTCCGACCAAAGCATTGCATTAA